Genomic window (Roseivirga sp. 4D4):
GCCCAGTTAAAATTTAAGAACGCCAAAAGTCCTCCAGCAAAAGCAAAGGAAATTAAGGCAAACGAATCAAGATTGTTAAGATAAAACCAAGTGCCAAAGAACAAAGATGCTATTACCCCAACTGACCCAGCAAGCCCATCAATACCGTCTACAAGGTTATAAGCATTTGTAATAACTATTATCGTGAACACTGATATCATATAACTCACTGCTAATGGCACCTCTCCTATACTAAATAATAATCCATATAATGACATTAGCCTTATGTCGCAAACTGTGACAATAATAAGAGCAGCAGCTATTTGACCAAATAGTTTCTGGAAGGCCCTGAGGTTAATAAGATCATCTCTAAAGCCAATAATAAACATTATGGACAAAGCACTTAGGACATATTTTGTCTCTCGCAATACTTCAAAAGGTGCCCAAATAAGAATGGCAATACAAAAACCAATGAAGAGAGGCAAACCTCCCATAGCAGGGGTTTTAGCTGTGTGGATTTTACGTCCACCTGGATCATCCAAGAAATTTCTTCTCTTAAAAAACTTTATAAAAACCGGAAACATCAGAAATGTCACTAAGAACGCAGTACCACCTACTAAAAAAATTTGTTCCATCTTACAAAGATAAGAATTGGTCGCTGTTATTCAGAGAAGAATAAAATGTCATCCGCTTGAGGATTTATGAACTCATGCTCTAAAGTTCTTTTCAGTCCTTCTTCTAAAGAATAAGGTGCTTTAAATGTAGCATGAACCTTGGTTGCATCAAATTGTGTAGTTGCGCAGAATTTTTTAACCCTTACTGATGAAATTGAAAGTTTTCTTCTTGAAAGA
Coding sequences:
- a CDS encoding glycosyltransferase family 4 protein; its protein translation is MEQIFLVGGTAFLVTFLMFPVFIKFFKRRNFLDDPGGRKIHTAKTPAMGGLPLFIGFCIAILIWAPFEVLRETKYVLSALSIMFIIGFRDDLINLRAFQKLFGQIAAALIIVTVCDIRLMSLYGLLFSIGEVPLAVSYMISVFTIIVITNAYNLVDGIDGLAGSVGVIASLFFGTWFYLNNLDSFALISFAFAGGLLAFLNFNWAPSKIFMGDTGSLLIGFFLSIVTIKFIDSNSGLVSSEFAFGGSIGTAIAVLILPLADTARVFVKRVAKGKSPMHPDRTHFHHILLRLGCNHAQSTGILVTVNIVFVLLALVLKNFSDAIVIPSILVTVFALGTILELIFKSAIDKRKEELKERNRAQRNETKVVSISKNAG